DNA sequence from the Nicotiana tomentosiformis chromosome 3, ASM39032v3, whole genome shotgun sequence genome:
ATAATAATGGCAATAAAAAATGAGACTAAGAGAATATCTTTTCCATGATAACCATATATACCTTTTGATGATTAGAGTAGCATTTTTGAATTGCCATAAAAAACTAATAATTCTTAGAGGTAAAGGAAGCAGGTGAAGCATCCCTATTATTGGACACTAATTCTATAAACAAAGAATTCTAATTTAGGCATGAAATGTGTACGACCCTAAAGTTTCATTGCTGAATTTTGTATTCATAGTCTAACTAATCCTTTTCTTTCGCTAATCCTTTTAAATATGATTATGTTTGTTTGACTTTGGGTTAGGATTTGCATATACTCAGAAATTTAAATCACCTAATCTTTTCCTGTTGCAATCAAAATAGTCTTCCACCATAAGTCCATAACTATCCAGAATACCATGGAATCTTGAAAAGGTACAACACAATTTTATTTCCAAGTGGAAAATGTAAAACAAACCAAATTTGAATAGCTACCAGAGTTGGTCTTGTTTTCTGTTACACAAAATGCCATCTAATACCCTGTGAGCAGTTGCAACAATGTCCAAATGGATGAATGAATGTCACAACACATCCATTGCCCATTTTGTCTCTCTTATCAAATGTCTTCCTCCTTGAAGGTCCCACAAATATTActcaataattttattttatttttaatgtttTTTAGTAAGGCAAGATGGTGTACCAATTATAATAGATTTAATATGGTATGACATTTTTGAAAACCATATGCATAGCGAGAGTTTCGTACACTGAATGCCCTTTTAATCCTTTTTTTATGATCAGTTCTAATTTGTCAAGttgatttttcacataaaagataTCTACAGATCGTATCTCAACTTGTGGGAAtacattgggttgttgttgttgttgatgttgtatctcaactaatttttttttttcattaagAGATATGTTGTGGGTACATGTTCAAAACCCCAATCATCATTCATTATTTACCACAGTCTAAAATTCTCAGTCAGAGAAGGCTGCTTCCTTAGGTTGAAAATTAACCAAGATTTCTCAATCCAACAAGATAACAAGATCAAAGAAAGTGGAGTTCCAGCTTCTACTTTTATCATttactctagttatttcttttGTTTATCTATACATCTCTATGAAAAGTAAAGGTTAACTGGAGAGAGTAGGGagggagaaaataaaataaaaaacataaaTATTGAAGGGAAATAGATAAAGAAAGATTATAGAAGCTCAGCTAGCTAACTAAAATTAAGTACTTTTTTTTTCATCTTATTCTTGTCGAGGGCGCGCAAGCCAAAGAGAGCTGAGAGCTCGAAGCCGATGAAAATATTCAGCGATTGCCAGAAAACACCTAGCGGCTTGACGAGTTGTGAGTAATTGATGCAGCCGATGAATTGTTTGGTGCCTCAAATTATCTGCCTGTAAGTGAAAAATAAACAATCATTTATTCTCCAATGTTTCTAATTTAATTTTGTCAAGAATTAGTTTATTCAACATAATTGTAGGTGAAATCAAATAAACAAAATAAGTAAGAAGTCATGCAtataagtttgacttttgaaGGGATTACTTTATTCTTTTATTAAGAGTTTAATATTGACAAGGAGTTCAGAAATATGTGGCAATCCTATAATCTTCTGACTTTGTAGTGATTGATTTGATTGTCGAATGGACTACGAACATACTTTACGATTTTATAAAACTTAGTTTTTTAATCCGACTtcgttaccccccccccccccccccaaaaaaacccCCTCAGTTACTTTCCTTTAATTTTCTAGACATTGGTAAAGGTAAGAGAACAACTATGAGGGAACTACGAAAGGAAATAATATATAGTTGGATCTTGGCGGCGTGAGCAATTGTATATCGACCACTCTAATGCAAATTTTGTACAGATAAAATGCATAGAAAAGGCATTATAAAGAGAATCTATGGTGGAAAGATGCATTAAAAAAAAAGTTAGTAGTTTCAACGAGAAAATCAGCTTATACTACCTTGTAGGTGGCATCTCAATTAGAAACTAATGGTTTTACGTTGGAGTATTTGAAATACAATCTATATatttagaataaattatttttatatgtagTGTCGAAATAATTAGATTATTGAAAACAACCTTTTGGAAAGACAAACAGTCAGCTGTCTTATTTTTGGATAACAAAAACAATTAAGGTACAATTTAGAAAACAACAATGTATTCTCAAATTTACAATGAGGGGAAAATGTGGCTTTCTAAAAATTAACAATCATAACGTTTTGTCAACATTTAGCAACCatgagaagaaaagaaaacacAACAGAAAAGGAACCAAGAAATGATCTTTCACATTTATTATAAATACAAGAATTATAAGTTTCAAAAGTAAAGTCCCTAAGTTTCTATGTTGAGTAAAAGAATGACTTAAGAGAGTCAAGTTCCATGACTTTCATGTAATTATGTGAAGTTGATAATGGATTTCCTTTTCTCTCCCATTCTTTTAAGAAACTAGGGGGTCATGGTGGATATAAATGTATGGTCTATTTAATGTAGTTTAAGTCAAAAGGTTTCTAATTATGACATCATACTTATATGGGCCTAAATTatacttcctccgtttcaatttacgtgaactcatttgactgggcacgaaatttaataaaagagagaagacttttgaatttgtggtgtaaaatgaggcacatataagGTAAGGTAAattaaggtaaattatttccaaataaggaaataaaTCATTGCAttaaggtaaattattttcaaataaggaaaaatgacattctttttggcacagatTAAAaatgaaataggttcacataaattgaaacggagagagtatatGATATGGATATTTTTGAGCCACTCCCCTATTTCGTAGTGTCCTTTCTATAAATCTGTTCTTCCTTGTGACTTTGATTGAGAAATTTCTTGCAAAATTGATAATTAAAGATACTCTATGCTATTAGGTCTTATATGCTCCTAGTTCTCACAGCATTAAGCCATTTTCCTCCATAAGAAAACTAATGTGTCTGTAAATTGCCTTTCCCATTGTATTTGAATTTGGAATGAAAGAAGATGATGTACTCTTTATATtatttctttttcccttttttggTTAAGGTAATTAACTTAAGCAATTTTATGGATGAGAAATGTTCGAACATTAGAGAATTAATTCAGAATGATATTAAATTTGTTACTTCTCGTTCTTTTCCTATGTATATGTGTGAGGACACATATGGGACAGAAATAATATATCCTCACTAGGGGTCCCACATATTTTTTCCTCGAGATCAACAGCAATATTTAGAAAATCTGTGTGACCAAAACCAATGACATCTTTCTGTAGCCGAGGGTTTCCCTATAGTTTACGGCCATTAATTTTAGGGCATGTACGTATTTGTTTAATTAGATATAGAAAATCAGCTGGAGAAAGTAGTAGGTCATCAGATGGAGTAGGTTTTCCAACTCAAGTAGGAGCAGATTCTTCTTCTCTTTGGCCCTACCTATCCATCAACATCACTTGCACTACTTTATCTCTTTGTTATAATACTGTTGTGGGAAAAGGTAGTGTATTCCTTTGTATTCCTTAAGATcacttaaatttttaaaaattaactgTTATGTATTGATggtataaaaattatttattcctccctttgtttcaatttagatgatacaCTTTTTTTATTCGTGCGTTCCAAAAAGAAGGACACATTTTtacaattaaaaataatttaactttaaactcttcattttaccggAGAGGCTTTATAACTTCACGTACCTGTCGAACAAAACCTTCAAGAGTGGAAAGTTTGTTCATGGCAAGAGCCATTTGGCCCATGTAATTGGCCATGTTCTGAGGGCAAGACAATGCATCAGAGGCAATGGTGTCTGAGAGAGAGTGATTAAGAGCTTCAAGCCCTTGAGAGAGTGCATCCTCTGCTTCTTGTGTTGATTGTTGTAACCCACAAATCCCCATAAGTTGTTGTTCTGTTAATGGCTCAATCTGACTCAGGATAATCTAATCattccaacaaaaaaaaaatgaaaccaAACTAAGATCATTAGCTTATCCAAATATAAACTTCCAAAATACTATTAACAATAATCAGAAAGTACGATCTTGATTAAAAAAAACAGACGTGGAGGTTGTTGTAGTTCACAATATAATTACCAAAAGGTCTTTTGTTTCTTCTTACCCCGAACTAAAGGTTGATAGATCTAGAAGAAAGCATGACTGTTTCTTTGTGTCAATGAAATATAGAGACAAAGATAGAGATAGGGTATCTGATAACCGTGCAAGATTCATCACTCCTCGACCCCACTATTACACGTATAGTATAAGATATCGAGAAATTATCACATATAGGTTTTTCTTGTgtgtattttaaaaaaataaggatTTTAGTTATACCCACGATATAAAAAAAAGAATTACACTATAGATCACTTAAATAAGAGCTCGATAACAAGAAGTGAACATTATGTGTATAAACACGCATACACATAATATTCAACTAGATATAAGGGAGAAATATAATGGGAAGAAAACCAGAAGAAAGGTGGTAACAGACATGGCTTTATGGTTGAGTATGGAATAATACCTAACGTGATCCTAAAAGGGAAAGCTTGGGGATGTCTTACTTCGTCATTCATTGATAGTATTACGTACATAACAGAAATTACAGAACATCATGAGATGTTCTCACAAGTTCCACCCATGGAATTAACTTCTTGTATCCCTCGTGAGGCATCTCATGATGTCTCTCCAACCTTTGTCAACCCAGTTGGAAATTTAAACACAAATTTTACTACTCAAtataaaatgagaaaaaagagAGTTAAAAAGTACATTTATCCTAATATTTAACTCATACTCCGATACGCTAATACTAGAATTATCAATATATTTTGACCTGTTGATCAAGTACTTGTCcatattttttagatttttaatCCTACTTTTTACAAATATTACTTGCAATTATATTTTAGGTGGTGCAAAAATTATTTTGTTTTGTGAGTATATAAAATAGTCAAAGGGTACGCAAGTTAGTTCGAATATTGTGATTATAAAAAAAGAACATTTTATCATATGTAAATTAGGGTTTGCATGCATGTATCTTTAATCATTCTTGATTGTGATGTAATTTTCTGTTAGGTTTTTGTTACGTATACGTACTTTGAGGAGCTCAGATGGCCGAAACCCTCCCATCCACATGAAGCAACGTTCAGCTGGAGTCTTCCACATACCAGAAACAAGATGAAAGACATCAGATTTTGCAAGCATACTCTTGAGGTTCATTATCTCGTCGTAATGTGTTACACAATTGTCGACATAGATTCGAAGCTCGTTTTCTGGAAAATGCTCTTGCACTGCGTTTCGAAGCTCGCACATTAGTCGATGGTGTTCCTCTAGCCACCTCGCATACTCCATGTCGAAAACTGCAGCATCTACATTCAAGCAAAATCAGCTCCACATAAACAAACTTTTACACAGATTATCTAAAAAGATAACTATAGGTAATTTCCTTAATAATTGGGATTAGTATCCTGAAAAATGAGGTAGCTATTTGCTATATGTTAAATATACTGCCAGTgaatatataagttaaatccaaAATGTAAAAAAAGAAACAAACAATAAAGGGAAAAATGCAGATGTACCTGAGCTCATGTTGCCCATATTAACAGGAAGGTTTTTTTCTCCTCCTAAAAGAGAGTTTCCTCCAAAATAGTATCCCTAAAAAATGCAAATTTTAGGgaatttttattttcttgaaaaaatttaataaaaaaaaactaaagtAGGTAAATCTCTAAAATAAGATGAGTTAGTTAGAAGGGAAATATAATACTTGTGCTCTAGCCCTTTGTAGCTCTTGCTCTAATTGAGTAAGCCTGATTCTACTTGACTCTAGCTGTTGAACATAAGCCTGTAACGAAATAGCAAGCTAAGTAGATCAAAACAAAGTTTTTCCACAGAATAATGCCCAAAGAAAATGTTTTAacagaaacaacaacaataactcaaAAGTGAATAATAAGGAGTACCTTTTTCCTAAGCCTACTTTTCCTTGCTGCCTCTCTATTCTGAGCAAGTCTCCTTAATGTCTGCAAGGAAAGTTAAATTAAAATTCCACAAAATTAATACTATGTAAATTAGTAAAAGGGA
Encoded proteins:
- the LOC104104883 gene encoding bZIP transcription factor TGA10 isoform X1; translated protein: MGFERAFVESSPEQENKLFVGVSYMDSSNKNQDPLESNNQISFGGQHQHHQQQFFYNHHQQQQLQNNNQISFGMMQQSSSAIPGSLISKDSAGAYDLGELDQALFQYLDGQDPSSIQEQRQNSGMRPPTLNIFPSQPMHVEPSTTNTMNTGLVSPAMSGSKRSSQPSMELSNNLKNNDAPSASGPEPPKAAKREGNRKGPTSSSEQDGPKTPDPKTLRRLAQNREAARKSRLRKKAYVQQLESSRIRLTQLEQELQRARAQGYYFGGNSLLGGEKNLPVNMGNMSSDAAVFDMEYARWLEEHHRLMCELRNAVQEHFPENELRIYVDNCVTHYDEIMNLKSMLAKSDVFHLVSGMWKTPAERCFMWMGGFRPSELLKIILSQIEPLTEQQLMGICGLQQSTQEAEDALSQGLEALNHSLSDTIASDALSCPQNMANYMGQMALAMNKLSTLEGFVRQADNLRHQTIHRLHQLLTTRQAARCFLAIAEYFHRLRALSSLWLARPRQE
- the LOC104104883 gene encoding bZIP transcription factor TGA10 isoform X2 is translated as MGFERAFVESSPEQENKLFVGVSYMDSSNKNQDPLESNNQISFGGQHQHHQQQFFYNHHQQQQLQNNNQISFGMMQQSSSAIPGSLISKDSAGAYDLGELDQALFQYLDGQDPSSIQEQRQNSGMRPPTLNIFPSQPMHVEPSTTNTMNTGLVSPAMSGSKRSSQPSMELSNNLKNNDAPSASGPEPPKAAKREGNRKGPTSSSEQDGPKTPDPKTLRRLAQNREAARKSRLRKKAYVQQLESSRIRLTQLEQELQRARAQGYYFGGNSLLGGEKNLPVNMGNMSSVFDMEYARWLEEHHRLMCELRNAVQEHFPENELRIYVDNCVTHYDEIMNLKSMLAKSDVFHLVSGMWKTPAERCFMWMGGFRPSELLKIILSQIEPLTEQQLMGICGLQQSTQEAEDALSQGLEALNHSLSDTIASDALSCPQNMANYMGQMALAMNKLSTLEGFVRQADNLRHQTIHRLHQLLTTRQAARCFLAIAEYFHRLRALSSLWLARPRQE